In Corvus cornix cornix isolate S_Up_H32 chromosome 28, ASM73873v5, whole genome shotgun sequence, one genomic interval encodes:
- the MKNK2 gene encoding MAP kinase-interacting serine/threonine-protein kinase 2: MVQKKSEIPGFHRSFKGQNPFDLEFDQSNHLEPVFNFECPSRPDMPSSQPIDIPDAKKRNKKKKRCRATDSFSGRFEDVYQLQEEVLGEGAHARVQSCVNLITNKEYAVKIIEKRLGHIRSRVFREVEMLYQCQGHRNVLELIEFFEEEERFYLVFEKMRGGSILTHIHRRRHFNELEASVVVQDIASALHFLHNKGIAHRDLKPENILCESPDQVSPVKICDFDLGSGIKLNGDCSPISTPELLTPCGSAEYMAPEVVEAFNEEASIYDKRCDLWSLGVILYIMLSGYPPFVGHCGSDCGWGRGEACHTCQNMLFESIQEGKYEFPDKDWAHISFGAKDLISKLLVRDAKKRLSAAQVLEHPWVQGCAPDNTLPTPIILQRNSSAKELTSFAAEAIAVNRQLTRHDEDEEEEAEEEARPIIIKATSRAMQLSPPSESKLAKRRQKSSLAKAVASGQHLVAPLVLVADQA, from the exons ATGGTGCAGAAGAAGTCAGAGATCCCGGGATTCCACCGCTCCTTCAAG GGGCAAAACCCTTTTGACCTGGAGTTTGACCAGTCCAACCACCTGGAGCCTGTCTTCAACTTCGAGTGCCCGTCCCGTCCCG ACATGCCTTCAAGTCAACCCATCGACATCCCTGACGCcaagaaaaggaacaagaagAAGAAGCGCTGCAGAGCCACCGACAGCTTCTCTGGCAGGTTCGAAG ATGTTtaccagctgcaggaggaggtgctgggagAAGGGGCCCATGCCAGAGTCCAGTCCTGCGTGAACCTCATCACCAACAAGGAGTACGCGGTGAAG ATCATAGAGAAGCGCCTGGGACACATCCGGAGCAGGGTTTTCCGGGAGGTGGAGATGCTCTATCAGTGCCAGGGACACAG AAATGTCCTGGAGCTGATTGAGTTCTtcgaggaggaggagaggttttACCTGGTGTTTGAGAAGATGAGGGGAG GCTCCATCCTGACCCACATCCACCGGAGACGTCACTTCAACGAGCTGGAGGCCAGCGTGGTGGTGCAGGATATCGCCAGCGCCCTGCACTTTCTGCACAACAAAG GGATTGCACACAGGGAtctgaaaccagaaaatatCCTGTGTGAGAGCCCGGACCAG gtCTCCCCAGTGAAGATCTGCGACTTTGACCTGGGAAGTGGCATCAAACTGAACGGCGACTGCTCCCCGATCTCCACCCCGGAGCTGCTCACCCCG TGCGGCTCAGCTGAGTACATGGCCCCAGAGGTGGTGGAAGCCTTCAACGAGGAGGCCTCCATCTACGACAAGCGCTGTGACCTGTGGAGCCTGGGTGTCATCCTGTACATCATGCTGAGCGGGTACCCCCCCTTTGTGGGCCACTGCGGCTCCGACTGCGGCTGGGGCCGGGGCGAGGCCTGCCACACCTGCCAG aACATGCTCTTTGAGAGTATCCAGGAGGGGAAGTATGAGTTTCCCGACAAGGACTGGGCACACATCTCCTTTGGAGCCAAAGACCTCATTTCCAAGCTGCTGGTGAGAGATGCCAAGAAGCGGCTCAGCGCAGCCCAGGTCCTGGAGCACCCCTGGGTGCAGGGG TGTGCCCCGGATAACACCCTGCCAACCCCCATCATCCTGCAGAG gaacagcagtgcCAAAGAGCTCACCTCCTTTGCTGCCGAGGCCATCGCTGTCAACCGCCAGCTCACGCGGCACGACGAGGACGAGGAGGAAGAGGCGGAGGAGGAAGCACGACCCATCATCATCAAAGCTACCTCACGGGCCATGCAGCTCTCCCCCCCCTCTGAGTCCAAGCTGGCCAAGCGGCGGCAGAAGAGCAGCCTGGCCAAGGCAGTGGCCTCTGGGCAGCACCTGGTGGCCCCGCTGGTCCTGGTGGCCGACCAAGCCTGA
- the MOB3A gene encoding MOB kinase activator 3A: MSHALKQVFNKDKTFRPKRKFEPGTQRFELHKKAQASLNAGLDLKVAVQLPPGEEQNDWVAVHVVDFFNRINLIYGTISDYCTEQSCPVMSGGPKYEYRWQDEHKYRKPTALSAPQYMNLLMDWIEVQINNEDIFPTNVGTPFPKNFLPVVKKILSRLFRVFVHVYIHHFDRITQMGSEAHVNTCYKHFYYFVKEFNLIDTKELEPLKEMTSRMCH, from the exons atgtccCACGCTTTAAAGCAAGTGTTCAATAAAGACAAAACCTTCCGGCCCAAGCGCAAATTCGAGCCGGGGACTCAGCGGTTTGAGCTGCACAAGAAGGCCCAGGCCTCACTCAACGCCGGCCTGGACTTGAAGGTGGCCGTGCAGCTGCCGCCGGGCGAGGAGCAGAACGACTGGGTGGCCGTGCACGTCGTGGACTTCTTCAACCGCATCAACCTCATCTACGGCACCATCAGTGACTATTGCACGGAGCAGTCCTGCCCCGTCATGTCGGGGGGCCCCAAGTACGAGTACCGGTGGCAGGACGAGCACAAGTACCGCAAACCCACGGCCCTGTCCGCGCCCCAGTACATGAACCTGCTCATGGACTGGATCGAGGTGCAGATCAACAACGAGGACATCTTCCCCACCAATGTCG GTACTCCGTTCCCCAAGAACTTCCTCCCGGTGGTGAAGAAGATTCTCTCCAGGCTCTTCCGGGTGTTTGTCCACGTCTACATCCACCACTTTGACAGGATCACCCAGATGGGCTCGGAGGCCCACGTGAACACCTGCTACAAGCACTTTTACTACTTTGTGAAAGAGTTCAATCTCATAGATACCAAGGAGCTGGAGCCCCTG AAGGAAATGACCTCCCGGATGTGCCACTGA